One part of the Engraulis encrasicolus isolate BLACKSEA-1 chromosome 17, IST_EnEncr_1.0, whole genome shotgun sequence genome encodes these proteins:
- the LOC134467151 gene encoding cilia- and flagella-associated protein 251 translates to MAAMRHFWLLGLLVALLSAGGARMEEAGAEEVEEELAGEEVEEEVAAEAEEEEDEAGGEEEEEEEDAGDGGGEEEEEDEEEEEEGAEEEEEEEEAVEEEEEAEEEEEEEAEAAAEEEDEEEEEEAAEEEEEEAEEEEEEEAAEEEEEAEEEEAVEEEEEAEEEEEEEEEEEEAAAEEEEEEEEAEEEEAEEEVVSEVDAAPASEEEEEEEEEAAEEEEEAEEEEEAAEEEEEEEEAAEEEDEAAEEEEEEDEAAEEEEEAEEEHSVEDDDDEEDAANETEAEVVIDLDEEEEEEEEEEESAPTEYQSGSLCKVCSACENCGHCDSCPCEEGDESEHCKNCEVCGVCYMCPIFCDTLCLPGGFVDDFTGSIYQTIASLL, encoded by the exons ATGGCTGCTATGAGGCACTTTTGGCTCTTGGGGCTCCTGGTTGCCCTGCTGAGCGCCGGGGGTGCAAGGATGGAGGAGGCAGGAGccgaggaggtagaggaggagctcgccggagaggaggtggaggaggaggtggctgctgaggctgaggaggaggaggacgaggcgggtggtgaagaagaagaagaagaagaggatgcgggtgatggtggaggagaggaggaggaagaagatgaggaggaggaagaggagggagctgaggaggaggaagaggaggaagaagcagttgaggaggaagaagaagcagaggaagaggaggaggaggaagctgaggctgctgctgaagaagaggatgaggaagaagaggaagaagccgctgaagaggaggaggaggaagctgaggaggaggaggaagaggaggctgcagaggaggaggaggaagctgaggaggaggaggctgtggaagaggaggaggaagcggaggaggaggaagaggaggaggaggaagaagaggaggcagcagctgaggaggaggaagaggaggaggaagcagaggaggaggaagctgaGGAGGAAGTAGTGAGTGAGGTAGATGCTGCCCCTGCttctgaagaagaggaggaagaggaggaggaggcagctgaggaggaggaagaggcagaggaggaggaggaggcagctgaggaggaggaagaggaggaggaggcagctgaagaggaggatgaggcagctgaagaggaggaagaggaggatgaggcagctgaggaggaagaggaggcagaagaaGAACATTCCGttgaagatgatgacgatgaggaggaTGCCGCTAATGAAACAGAAGCAG AGGTTGTGATTGACCTggacgaggaggaagaagaagaagaggaggaggaggagagtgctcCCACCGAATACCAGTCAGGATCGCTGTGCAAAGTCTGCTCTGCCTGTGAG AACTGTGGCCACTGTGATAGCTGCCCATGTGAGGAGGGTGATGAGTCAGAGCACTGCAAGAACTGTGAA